In the Arachis stenosperma cultivar V10309 chromosome 8, arast.V10309.gnm1.PFL2, whole genome shotgun sequence genome, tgataaaatatagAAATTTATAAAGTTGAACACAGAAATTTGCAAagttaaatacaaaataattacaTAGACAAAATataagaggaagaaaaaaaataaattaaaaaattgcagaatttaaaaaaaaacacataaatGTATAAAGCTAAAGACATAAATTTGTGAAATTGAACACAAAATAACtatatagataaaaaaaaaagaggaagaagaagagatggaaataaaaggaggaagaggagaaaaaaatatagaactTATTTgctattatttataaaattatattttttttcaaaagttttttatttattgtcaatgaaaaaaaataacaaaatgaaaaaaatgttgCAGAATTctgtaaaataataataataatatggaTGATGACTCTATTTCTAGGCGAAAAATAAAATCATAGTGATAAAATCAATCTTGTTAAGAGTGTTAGTTTCGCCGCAGTAGTTTCTACTTCTTTTTTTCTTGGGTGTCTATCctaataaagaaaataataaaaaaatctaatataaaaaaaatcaaatataaatattttttagcgacataaattaattcaaaaaagtATACTAAAATATTATGAATTTATTCATTGGGAGACAAATTTGGTTAATAATTTAAGAGCACTCAGTCGCAAGAGATTAAAAACCTGTAGAAATGTTATAACCATGTTGCCTTAAGAGCCTGAATTCAAGTGCTGTGACATGTAAACTCTTCTTCTCGGAGTTATCCATGTAGTAAATATTGTTCAATATGTTCCATATTTCATTGTTAAAATGATAAGCAATTCCAAGTCTTTGCAAGACATCAATGAGCTCAAGTTGATCAAGCATATTTTCCACTTTGCAAAGGACCATCCTTACTTCTTCCCTTAGCACTTCAATTTTCTCTTTGTATGATTCTTCCTGCGCTAATTATTAGATACATGTTGGCCTCACACATTTTTAGAAGAGAATATAACAGGATAATATTTAGGCCATCATAATATCTTGTTTTTAgtcaataatatttaaaaatatttgctAAAATATTATACTAAATCGTTGAACTAAAGATATTAGATTATTGGCTAAAAATGCTAATGGCGATTCCTACTTTATTATCTGTCTTTGGATTTTACAATAGTCCTTAACTTTACACCTAAATTCTTGCTTTGCTTGCTTAGTTAAGTTGGGTGTTCCTAAACTCTAACCTCTTGCTTTCTATAGTCAATTGATGAATTTATGTAAAATCAAAAcatttcaaatcatatccttaaTTTAAGGGTGATACTTTTGAATtgcatattatatattatataaaaaatcagTCTTCAAAGtcattttattatatatttatgtataaatacgtctgttatttaatttatttttaatatatattttatgagtGATTTATTTGATAGTTTATTTTTCGTCTACACATAATATATtgatattatatttattatataaatgaATACGTAAACGTTAAAAAAAAGCTAAGGGGgtttatctatattattttgattccgattttatattttatttaaaagaatacTGAGATGAGTTCTTTCATATCCTGTTGAGTAGAACACATATCTTCTTTAtagaattttttctttttttttaaccaaattttaattagatccttcttcttaaattgcaattttttattttatgtatatatctagttacaaactttaaattttatgaatctAATTAAAAACCTGATGTATATATAAAgatttgtaaaatatttttttatttgtatccATAATGTAAAAGGAAAGCTAGGCTCCAAGTTGTTTAAGAATAATGTGATTTGATAAGCAGAATATAGACAAATAATATAACACCAGAAAAatgaaagtaagaaagaagaCCTTATAATCAGTATTCAATGATTGGATATATTCATAATGCCAAATTGAAGGTTGGAAGTTTGCGGTGCGTCGGAAAACTGTCGTATTATCATTATTTGAAGCTTTATTCAATGGTAGGCATTGAATTTGTGAAGGGATATTTCTCTTGCTGGTTTCAATAAGTGATGAGTTTCTCTCAAATGGAAGCATTTTATTGAACCCCATTGTGAGTGAAGAAAGGTGAACAAGAGCCATGAGGTGTAGAATGAAAAGCCAATCTCTATTCTGTTATTTACTTGAATATTCGTGTAATGAGAATGGTCACAAAGAAGCCTTTTTATATCCAAGGATGGATACCGAGGAAGTCTTATATTTTTAAGGAAAAGTATAAGTAGGCGACgagaataataaataatataaataatagatatattgaatatttaatttaataggtatgtaaataattatgtttattatttttaattgaataattattttttttatttaatttactcATGCATATTTAATAATGACTGAATATTCAATTCAATAAGTATACAAATAATTATCCTAATTAAGAAATAATTTAGGAATTAAatgttattttactttattaaatcaattttaaaattaattattaatattgtttacaaaaataattgtCTGTCTAACAAAACACAAAATACATTATACGTGTCTGTTGTTCACTCACGAGAAACCacatttaatttttctttttttttaaattttttttgaaacacccaaaatataaataaaaaaaggggtTGAAGTCGAAAAATTTCGTTCACCCAAAAGTTaaaggacaggcatgcatcgtCACAATATTTTGATATTCTCACATTCAACGTGTTAATAAGGTTATGGACACCATCTTCTCGCACGAGCTAGAAAGCATCTTTTTTGTGGAAGAGACTCACTTCATGTTCTATTTTCCCTTTCTTTGGTGAGGAGAAACCTGTTTGTCTCACTCTTTCACATAATGATGCacggatttaaatttttaaaattttgaattttattttaaaagaaaaaatataactttttattatttattttataagatAGACTAAGAAAAAATAGGTTAAACTAAGagaaaatatgaaagaaaaattatttaaaaatgagaaattacaatttactctctaaaataaaaatttaaaatttggacaatttatcaaaataaataaaatagctTGTAATATTACCAGAATACACATTTTGTAAAACGGATACCAAAATTGTAACCGGGATCCACGGTTTACAAATGAACGTAAAGCAGTTTATGTTGATATGTAAAATGGCTAAAAACTGCAGCAGAGATCTTGCTGTTTCTGtgtgtatatattttttgttcttaGTTGAATATTTTTTCAATCTGGATCTTCAACTTTAGCATAATTTTCACTAGCTTCATTTTTTGTTCTTAGTTGAACATTTTTTCAATCTGGATCTTCAACTTTAGCATAATTTTCACCAGTTTCAGCTTCATGCTCTCTACCCATGGTTGACATCTCATCAGTGGAAAGCCCTGATGCTCAACGACAAGGTGTGGTTTGtgcttttttatataaataagataaaatgaTTATTTCTTTAAATATGAAATGGAATTACACATCATTTTAGTCATGGTGCCTGCAAACTAGAGATTGAAATCATCTTTTTATATCTACCCATTGACATATGCCAAAATGAGAcgcctacaaaataaaatagcgGCCATTTTTCTGCTGTCGCAGACGAAATGACTTCTATTAGAATATTAGGACGAATAAGGAATAATTATATTGAATCTTCCTACTTAAACAATAATAAGTTTGAATGTTtcataaaagagaaaaagaattgTTAAGAACAggtttagattttattttttatttttatttttaaaaatattttttattttcaatttttacattaaatttttttaaaaaaataccttATTTCTAAAtgttgaaaataataaaaatatgtttagctggtctatttttaaaatgtattttttaatattttaaattataaaattatattttcattaaatatacgtttttagttatttaattttttatcaagttaacaatttatttttatataatatcaaACATGAAATACATTTGTTGAATTTAtagtcaatttaattttaaaatttatagttctaaaatttaaaattgaacaagtatatttgttaaattttttttatttagtactGAATACGTACTACCTGAATTAAAAGAGTTATGGTGAATAATATATTAACTTACTAgtcttattttttaatagttaatctataaatataattaattattttaaaattgtaatttatttcatatttaatattatataaaaataaattattcttaaaCTTGAAGGAAGAATAAGGATTTGATCAAATGGCAGAGAACTTAGCCAATAAACTTAGCAATGCAGTGGGACTAATGCCAGGGTATAGTGATGCATGGTGATGCAGAACAAGAAGATAGAAATGTAGAAGCGAAAAGGGTCGCGGTTTATGCATATTCTCAACTCATACATAAACCACGACACCCCTACCGCGGATTATGTGCATTTGGATTTTGAACGTAATTTGCAAGACCCCTATAGCGGTTCACATTCATTTGTAAATCGTGGGTCTCCTGTCGCGGATTACAtagtttatgaaaaaaaaatacattttggTATTTATTTTGCAAAATGTGTAATCTAGTAAAATTGAAAGACacttatttattttggtaaattgCCCTTAAAATTTAGAGGATTCAAATTCATTATGCATAACATGACAAagtaaatatatgtataaactTAACCAAAATTCTGAAGACCGGATCGATCATCAAACCTCTTTAGCTACTGATTTATTGATTCATTGGTTCAATCAGTTCAACTATGGTTCAATTAGAATatgataaagtatattttttgtccttgAAATTTagcaaaaatttcaaaaattctcctaagttttattttgtttcaattttgtcccaaaagttttttatttgcatcaaatatactctcgacggctaaattttcaaaaaatttaagaccaacctaacaataatgcatgaaaattatgttgatttgcttgtgttgagggttgttcttataaaattgttgttgaattggtcttaaattttttgaaaaattagctgTCGTGGATATATTTGTtgcaaatcgaaaacttcttagacaaaattgaaataaaataaaatttagcagtattttttaaacttttgtcaaaatttagagataaaaaatatactttacccattagaataattattttataataaaataataaataaaatataaataaacatactaaaatataattataatttaatataatccTTAAAATATCATCCAACTTTAAATATAATACATGAAAGATTAATAATTTACAAACACAACACAATTAAGtccaaacaaaaattaataagaaggaactaaagTACAAAACAACACAATTTCAACagcataaaaaatataagaaaaaacaTAAAACACAGCATAATTAAGCAcaaacacaacacaaacccTAATTCTATAAATTTGTAACGAGGACAAACACAGCACAAACATAACATAATATATGAAAGATTAatcatttataaatttataatgaGGATGAAGTGATGAATTAGAGCACAAACACAACACAAATACAGCATAATTAAGCACAAACAAAAATTAATGAGGTTGAACTAAAGCAACATAGCACAATTAAGCATAATTAAACCcaataaaaacacaaaacatCACAATTTCAACAGCACAACACTAGGTAAAAAGGAAAAACATAAAATACAGAACAATAACATAGTAGAGCAGCCAAAGCTAATCAATAATCATttaataaaaacacaaaacatTCAATAATCAATATGATTTCTAAACACAGCATAAAAAAAGAACAAACACTAGTAATGAGCATTGTCTTTCGATTTGAATAGTCTGGGCAAAGTATGACGAAGAGCGGTTGAGTGCGATGGACGACGATGACCAAATGACAGCGAGCACGACGGCAAGCAGATGAAGACCAGATGACGACCACACCATTGGTGAATGAGAAAACGGGTTTGAGACTTGGAGCAACCCGACTAGACGAGGATGGAAGCTCCTGAGCGCGATTGGACGGCGGAGGAAGCGTGGATGAGAAAACAAAGACGACGGACGCCGAGTTCGAAGGAACAGTTGTATCAGTGACAACAAACAGAAGTTGGGGACTTAGAGCACGAGGGAAGCTAGATGAATGGAGGGATAGACGATGGACTTTGAGTGTGACAGACGACAACATTGTGCCATTGCTTACGATAGTGGTGATGACTAGGATTTTTTGGCTCTGAGTTTCTGTGATTTCTTTCTCAATGAAAGAAATAAAGGGAGAAAGGGTGGGAGAAGAAACAAAGGAATTTGGAATCTGACCCTTTTGTGTAAACCAACCAAGTTCCAGTTCGGTCTAACCGACTAGTTTTTGATCGGTTCAATGGTTCTTTAGTGGTTTCTAAAATGGAGATTTCTCAACATGGACCGAACCTTAAAGTCTCCCAGTTTTCGGCAGGACCAGTTCGACCGACCAGTTTGGTTCGATTTTTTAGAACCATGAAGTTAACCAATTTGAGTTAGTCTAATAGTTGGCCGATTAAGGAATGTTGtgggaaacaaaaaaaaaagatgtgcATTATTTGTCTTAACCAAGAATTTCTAGATTTTACTGTCAGCTTGAAATTAAGTTTGTTGGAGTTAATACTTAAATTGATCCTTAAAATTCTTTTCGAGCTTTAAGTTGATCTTTGAGATAGTGTTTGTTTCTAGCAATTGAAACGGAAACCTAGGAAGCACCGATACGACACGCGATACGGACACGACACGATACGGATACGCCAACAcgttctttttataaaaaattggaTACGACACGTTAAGGATACGttgtgaattaaatttaaataatatattaaattaataaaatatcatattATAAATATAAGAGTAAATATAATTGcataaaaaattcttaaaattatgtaattattaaaaaaaataaaaaattttaatctacTCTTGCCATCTCGCTAACAGAAAATATATCAATTTTTCTCCTCCAAGTCCATCTGACTcaattataaagaaaaaattggTTAATCGGGccataaaatcacaaaatcaattgaagaTTTACAGTCCAGCAGAAAGATCCGTCTCATGAACATCTGAATCGGGTTGGACTCGTTCGGATTCGTGACCGCTCCACCAAGATTCGGGTCGGACTCGTTCAGATTCGTGACCGCTCCACCAAAATTTTGCATTGCAAGAAGACACGCGCCGATATGCTCGTTTGAAGTATCCACCGAGTGTCGGTGTCAGATTCGTGTCCGACACGGATACGCTGGCACCATGAGAGAATCCGTGCTTCATAGACGGAAACTGGAAGACTTAGAATCAGTATTGTGTTTGGTGGTCAAAGACTCGAAATGAGATTTTAGTTCCAGGACCTAAAATTTCAGTCCCTTCAGTACTTCTAGAAAGTGTGGATATAAGGGATTAAAATTTCTCAGGATAGCGACTAAAACTTTAACAACATTTTCTTCAATAACTtgaatggggttagggtcaaggtaggattgtatttggtcaagtggactaaaatctgaatccttgattaacctaaactttccacctaacttaagacaatccatgtaatcaaaatacaaaatctaactacCTATTAACTATGTTTtgccacatattcatgcatcccaaatttgaatacaactcatatgcattgctatcGCCACTTACTtcggggcattttgtcccctttttattgttttctttttctcttttttttcttctttttatttttatttatttattatttttttctttttcttatttttctcaatgcatatgattaaggcaTTGAATGTAAGAATATGTGCTCAACTatctttttcacattttcacaagaatatacaacacccaatttCCAAACCAAATGTTTTCAAACCCAATTTTCtcacacttaaatcatgagcactctcactagtttaaactaaccaaggattcaaattaaggtcATTCATTGTTTTTCgtttagagttaatgatgtgctaaagtaaagaacaaatagggtaaaataggctcaacattggtttgcaaaggataatgaaatgataaggccatatgggtatgtgagctatagtgaaacaaaggcctcgatcacataagtgtatgcatacatcaaacaatggaaatatagaattaagcaagacaaagatcacaattttaaagagaacaacacacaccaaaataaaatattggttaataaaatgcaaccaatcaaataggctcaaaagcTTACCATTTTCAGTGACTCACAGGTAGTCACCTCGCAAATAGAAGGGAGCTACCAGGCTAAGGATCCCACCATGAAGAAATACCTAGACAAGACCAAAGAATAGCCCAGAAAATTCATGGGATGAGATTCGACATATACCTCAGAAAAAAAATGCCCGAGTTGATGCACTCTTGAAACTAGCTAGCACCAAATccgggggcaacaatagaagcctcatccaaaaAATACTACAAAATCCATCAACCTCGGAAGAAAAGAAAGTCTTAAGCATCTCAGACTAGAACCAAGGGTGGATGAATCCCATAATCAGCTACCTCAAGTCTAAAATTCTCCCCACAGATAAAAAAAAGAGGCAAAAAGGCTAGTACGAGAAGCATAGTATTACACCATAGTGCACGACGTCCTATATAGGAGAGGAATTTCTACACCCCTCCTAAAATGCGTCCTGACCTCCGCTACGAGGGAAGTTCTAGAGGAAGTCCACGGTGGCATGTGCGGTAACCACCTCGGGGCTCGAGCTCTttccaaaaaggtactccgagcTGGTTTttactggccgaccttacaaaaAGAAGCAACAGAGTTTGTCAAAACATGGCCCCCATGCCAGAAGCACGTCAATTTTCATATCGCACCACCAGAGGAACTCATCTGCGTTACTTCACCCTGGCCATTCGCAAAGTGGGGGCTCGACCTCCTCGGGCCATTCTCCCAGGGATCaggacaagtcaagttcctcattgaaggaatagactatttcacaaaatggattgaggcagaaccATTAGCTACTGCCACCGCCCAAAGAAGTTGGAAGTTCCTATACAAAAGTATCGTCACAAGATTTGGAGTCCCAtgctccatcaccacagacaatggcacgcAATTCACCGATACGGTCTTCAGAAACCTGGTAGCCGATTTAAAAATCAGGCACCAGTTCACCTctgtagaacacccacaagccaacagACAAGCGGAAgccgccaacaaagtcatattggcccgGCTAAAACGGAGACTGTCGGATGCTAAAGGAGGTTGGGCCGAAGAGTTCccgcaagtcctatgggcataccGGATAACACCACACTCCACCACTGGGGAATCACCTTTCCGACTTACTTACGGAATGAAGGCAATGATTCccatagaagtagaagaaggaTCTCCCAGAGTGATCCTCTACAACGAAGATACCAACTCCCAAgctcaaagggaagagctcgacatACTTCCAGAAGTTCGAGAAAGAGTTCGGATTAGAGAGGAAGCGGTAAAGCGTTGAATGACTTTAAGGTATAATTAGAAGGTAATCCAGCGAAGCTTCACCACCaatgatctcatcttaatccgaaatgatatcggagcAGGTCGGTCaggagaagggaagctagcagCCAACTGAAAAGGGCCATACCGAGTTACAAAAGTACTAGGGAAAGGTTACTATAGGGTGGCCGACCTTGAAgggcgagagctaccaagatcatggcatgcctgtaacctaagaaggtactatagctagaaaATGATAAAGATCTTAGGTCAAGGTGTACAATTTTTCctaaaaggttttttaatgaggcgccaGGCCGAGATCTGAAATATTGCCCAACCTAGAAGGATAAGCACTCACATGTACacacttttttatttatatttttatcttattattatttgaataaaaattatcgattccctaaaaagtttcctactaAAACGTATTACTTTACACTTTTATAACGcaaaattcatcgcccgattaagAGCGGTCGGCAAGGTGAATCGATAGAAGCTCAAgttaatgcaagaagttataaaaagtaagcCCGGATAACGAAGGCATATAGGTCGACATCAGCTAAGAAGGGCCGCAACCCAAAGAGACAAATACAACCTCGAAAAAGGGAACAAAGTAAAGGTCCAAAAGGTTGAAAAACCTAGGGTCGAAGTGCCTAGCTAAAAGGGGTACGAAACTCCTGAAAGGCTACtaaaaaaagcaaaagcataATTTCAAAACAAGGCTAAAAAAGTCGTCCAAACAAACTAAAAAGGTTTTATACCTATAAAGTTATTGGAACTCGACTAAGAAGCCCGGACGGCAAGCCGCGAGAAAGACGTAACCAAAACAAAGGTTATCAACACGATCAGAAAAGGCGTGATCCAAAGGAGGTCGAATCCCGTAAAAAACGAATACTATCTCGAAAGGTGTCAAGTCAGGGAATCCCAAAAACATCTATATCCTAAGGCATAAGAGCTTATAAAAGGATCACATCACAAAACATGCAAGGGCTAAAATCCGAAGGCATCTCAAAAGTTATTTCAGCATATCAAGCAAAACACAAaggttaaaaatattaaaggCTCGAGGGCTGCCCAAAGGCAACCTAAGAGTTAAAGAGTGTTTTTTATTAAAGGCAAAAAGTTGCTAAGAAGCAACTGAAACAAAGTGTCAGAAAGTCACCCATAAAGACATACAAAGCAAAAAGTTTAAAAGGTCCACAGACCGGACCATATCAACACATAATCAAAACAGAGGTATAAAAAAAACATCATAAAGGATCCAAATTCGCTCCAGAAGCTACATCTTTAGGAGAAGGAGGCATGGTCGAGATCGAGGTGGCATTGACAACTCCATCCGGCTCATTCAGTATCTCCAGATTAGGCTCAGGCACAGGAGGAACCACCTTGGCAGAAGGAGCAACAGTAGCAGAGTTGAGGAAGCCTTAGCTGGCGGCACAAGAGGAGGACCCTCATCATCATCTGAGGCAgagacaatcttgccatcctccACCACATTGTCCATACTGAATAAAGAGAGGTCGACCTCAGGAGCAAGAACCTGAACCTGGGCCTTCAGATTCTCAAACATGTTGGTCATACTGCTCACCATTTGGCCTTGAAGCTCGGCATAATCATCCTAGGCAGATTGAAACCTCTCCCTAGTCTCCAAGAACACGCCATATGTGCGGGTATAGCTCTCCTTGTACTTTTTAGCCGTCTCCTCAGCCAGATTTGCAGCCGCCTCTGCAGCAGTAGTCCGagtcttctccctctctacatCAATCTCCAATTTAGCAACCTTGGCATCCAGCTCATCCTTCAGACATTTCACCCTGTCGTACTCAGCCTTGGCCTCCTTCATAAAGGCCTTGGTAGCATGGACTGGGAAATCCCGGACAACCTGAGATAAGGCCGCACCAAGATTGGCCTTCCGAATACTGTTGCTCGATATAAAATCAAGATGGTGGAGGATTGACATGTCGTCCAGAGGAACCTTTCCATGAGGAGCAATCAACTCCGTGACAAAGGCTACACCATCGAACTCTTTATCGTTCAGATTATAAGTCCCAACAATCTATTGCTTCTTAGGAGGGGGACTAGCAGAAGTAGGGGAGGAGGCAGCACCAGAGGCCATCTGAGATAGGTCATAGGTAAGAGGAAACTTTTCGAACTCGTGAGATCGGGATAATCTTCCTTGGACCTTGAGACTCAGTTGCCGGCTTCTTCGGAGGCAACTGTTCCAAAGAACCCTCCCCCGAAGTCTTCCTTGACAAGTTCTGGATGGTCATCGCCTTTTTTGCCTTACGAAACATTTTCATTGAATCGGAAGAACTCACCATTTCTAAAAGAGAAGCCAGGAAAACAATTACACAGTAGAAAAAAGGACAAAGACCACGAATAGTGAAAGAAAACCACTTCCAGAAAAAAAGAGATCGGATACTACCTAGTTCGGAACGAAAGAGGGAAGGATCTCATAGAAACCTCTTAGTATCCAGGTGAGGAGGCTCCCCCCAGTGCTCCTCTAAAATACCCACAAAGGCCTGTTCTACTTCATCTAAACTCTCTCAAAGATACTTAAGAACTACATTATCTTTCTGCTACCATAAGGGAAAGGTCGGCTCGTCATTCTCAACCAGAAAGAAAGGGCGAACACCCTCAACAGCTCGGACTTTAAAATAGAAGTTCTTAAAGTAACGAAAAGAGTCATCAAACATGGAAAAAATCTTTCTCCCTTGGGTAGCTCGAAAGGAGATCCAAGaaaccttcttcttggccattCCCGGTTTGGTCAGTACAAACAGGTAAAGAAAAAGGGACTGGGAAGGATAGACGCCTAGTTCTTGACACAACAACTGAAATATCTTTATAAAggcccaagagttcggatgaAGCTGTGAAGGGGCCACATTACAGTTCCACAAGAGTTCGGTTTCAAAGGCAGTAAAAGGGAGGGTAATACCTAATTGGCTAAAGAAATAGtcataggcataaaagaaaggACGCTCTGTCTGATCTAAGGGAGGGAAGTTAACTCTCTCCTCAAGGTCGGGCGACACCAGTTCATAATTTTTCTCATCTTCCCTACACTCACAAATTCTATGAAACCTCCTAAGCTTTTCACAGTATTTCGGGCCGGCTACGGTAACACACATCAGGACTATGGAATCTAACCAATCAGCCATACCAGCAGGGACCTTTGTGGACATCTCGACAATGTTCTTACAAAAAGATATAAAGCAACTACACCTACagcaagaaaataaaagggtCACTACTAAATAACTCggacaaaaacaaaaaaggaagaaaacAACCGACAAGCAATAAGTATGGCAACAAAGGGCTCCCCAGAATTCCCCAAAAGGAAAAATCAAGTACCAAAATCtcaggggcaccctttggaggcaacagaGCAGAATGCAGAAAAAGAAATGACGCAAAAGCCAAAGCCCTAACCCtctcaaacaaaagaaaacacaaGGAGGCAAACAGAAACCCAGACACTAACTTTTCTTCACAAAAAATAGCAAAACAAAAAGATTGCAACTTTGAAGAAACAAAGGCATACAGTAATCACCAAGAAAGCTTCGACCTTTTCAAAATAAGGCTcaacaagatcaaaactttATGCAAAAAGGAAGCATGCAGCAGTAAAGCACAAAGAATGACGACATGTAAAACATGTAAAAACGAGAAAGGATATGAAGCAAAGCACTAACCTGCAAAGGAGAACAAGAAATAGCGACGGATGCGTAGCGAAAGCACGAACGGTCCAAATGAAAGCTTCAAAACttcaaagaaagaagaaaagcttGGGGCAACATTTGG is a window encoding:
- the LOC130946008 gene encoding uncharacterized protein LOC130946008 produces the protein MRPDLRYEGSSRGSPRWHVRHQFTSVEHPQANRQAEAANKVILARLKRRLSDAKGGWAEEFPQVLWAYRITPHSTTGESPFRLTYGMKAMIPIEVEEGSPRVILYNEDTNSQAQREELDILPEVRERVRIREEAVKR